The DNA segment CCTTTGCTGATCCCGCCCTTTGCCATCGCCTTCGGCTGGAAGGCGGCCTTCATCGTGACCGGAAGTCTCGGCTTCATCTGGCTGGCATTCTGGTGGCCGACCATGCGCGGTATCAAGCCGCTCCATCACGTAGCCGAGCGCGCTCCCGTCAGGTGGGGGGAGATGCTGAGTGACCGCAGAACCTGGGCAGTGGCCGGCGCCAAGGCCTTCACAGACTGTGTCTGGTGGTTCGTGCTGTTCTGGATGCCCGACTTCTTCAACCGGGCCTTCGGGATGGACCAGGCCGACCTCGGCTGGCCCATCGCGATCATCTTTCTACTTGCGGCACTTGGCGCGATCACGTCCGGTGGACTCTATCCGATCCTTCTTGGCCGCGGTTATTCGGTCAATCGCGCCCGCAAGATGTCGATGCTGTTCTTTGCAGTGACCGTGCTGATCATGCTGTTCGCCCTGCAGACCGACAATCCCTGGCTCGCTGCCGTGTTCATCGGTTTCGGCCTGTTCGCGCACCAGGGATTTTCGACGAACATCTTTGGCATGGCTGCCGACATTGTGCCCTCGGCACGCATGGCAAGCGTCATTGCCGTGGGCGCGGTGGCAGGCAACCTTTCAGGAACGGCGATGATCGAGTTCGCCGGCTGGTCGCTGGATAGCGGCCTGGGTTACGGGCCGATCTTCGCTATCTGCAGCGTGGCGTACTTGTGCGCCCTGGCCTTCATTCATCTGATCGTGCCGGATCTCCAGTTGGAGGATTGAGCAGGCCAGCGCCCTGAATCTCCCTTCTTCGGGGGAGAGTCAGGCCGCGGCCCTCACGCCATTGCGGCCGAAGCGCTTCACTTCGTGCAGCGCGATATCCGCATTGTGGAAGACCCGGTCCGGCAAGTCAGCCGCGTGAAACTCGGCTATGCCGCAGCTGACTGTCGCCAGGATGTGTACGGAATCCTGGCTGAAGGCGGGCGCTTGCCTGACATGCTCGACCATGCGCTGGCACGCGTTCTGCGCGGTCGCCACGTCGCAGTGCAGGAGAATGGCGAACTCGTCGCCGCCGATGCGTGCGACGATATCGTCCCCGCGCATGCTCGTCTTGATGCGCTGCGAGATTTCTCGCAGGACGATGTCGCCTACGCTGTGTCCATGCGATTCGTTGATGGCCCTCAGTGAATCGACATCGACGATCGCAAGAGAGACCGGGCCGGTTGCGCAGTTGGCAACAGCTTCCAGTTCCACGCGCAAGGCCTGACGATTGGGCAGTCCGGTAAGATCGTCCTTGAAGGCTTTCGATGCGAGGGAAACGTCGCTGTCCTTGCGCACCGTCACATCGCGCAAGGTAATGACGGTTCCGCTGACTGCGCTGCCGGGCCGGAGCAGGCCTATGGATCCTTCAAGGACAAGCTCGGGCCGCATCATCGGCGTAAACTCGAAAGTGCTGGGTGGGGCGCAGTCGCCCCTGCTCGCTGCGCGCAGTTTCAGCGCGAGATCCTTGGCCTGGGGCGAAACGACGTCCATCGACCGGCCAATGACCTGATCAGGGTCAACCCCAAGATATTTCCTGAGCGAGCCCTGGGCCCACTTGCATATGCCGTCCCCGTCGAAGGCGAGGACTCCGCCCGGCGCATGAACCATCATCAGCCGCAGAGCTTCGTCGCGCTCGACCAGGCCTTGCGAGGCGGTCTTGCGCGCTGACACGATCGTAGCCACCGGCAGGGATGTGGCAAGCAGCATGACGAGGTAGAACTGGAAATAGAATTCCTGCGCTTCCTTGCCGTAAGGCATGATCGTGATCGGGCCGATGCCGCGTACGGTCGCGGTGGCGCCGATGATGGCAATGACGATCACTCCGGCCATTACCGATGGGTTGCCGAGACGGAAGGCGAGGATCAGCAGCGACGATGTCAGCAGGAACAGCAATGGCATGTTGCCCTGCGTAAAGACGAAGAGCGCCAGCAGGGCGTGAGCTCCAAGCAGTCCCAGGGCTTCGATCTTCTCGGCCGGGCCGCGCGATCGAATGCTGTGCCAGTAGCTGCCGTCGAACAGGGCGGTGAGGAACGGCGTCAGGACGATGTAGCCGAGCGCATTGCTCAGGAACCAGCGCATGAAGGAGGGACCGAACGCTTCGCCATAATTGATCGCCGTGAGCAGCGTTCCTGCGCAGGCGCCCACGAGCGGCGCAATCAGGCCGCAGCATACGACGAAGCCCAGCACCGTGCGGGCGTTTCCAAGAAGCGCACCGCCCTTGCCGATTTTCAGCAACAACCGGCAAGCAAGCCAAGTCTGGCCCATGTTGATGGCGCCGTACAGAAGCAGCCCCGGCGTCCATTCACGCGTGAGCACATTCGCGATCAGGTTGCCGCACCAACCGGCGATCAGGATATAGGGCCAGTGACGAGCGGGATGCTTGAGGAGAAGCGCAAGAATGACCGCGTCTGCAGGCCACATGGTCGCATGGGCGTGAAGATCCGAAGTGACGTAGATCGTCGTCCACGCGAGCAGGGCATAAGCAAGCGCAGCAACAAGAGCGCTGTCGACACAGCACTGCCAGTCCTTTTTTCCTTCACATAGATTTGCGACCATTGTCGCCGGATCTAGCAAGATTCGTTAAAGGATTTTTTAGTGTCGGCTAAGTAGTCGGGCATTGCACTCAAGATGCTCATATAATGGAAGAAATATCCCATTGGACGCATGACCTCAGGTGCCGGAGATGCGAACTTGAGCCCAAGGTTACCGCCGGTCAGGCAATCCGTACCAGACCGGCGCGCATTCAGTAGTCGTAGCCCACCTTGATTCCGAAGAACTGTGGCTTGGTGGGATAGGCCATTGCGTATTCGCCACAGAGCTGCGGCGCGCAGACCGTGTTGAGCGACAGAATGCCGTGGCTGGAGAAGGCATTCTGGATGAAGCCTTCCACGCGATACCGGTCCCAGTTCATCCCGATCGAGAAATCTGCGGTTGTGAAGCCTTTCGTCGGGCCCACTGCGGCAAAATCGCTGTCGGTCAGGAAAGACCGAGTCCCGCCCTGGTGACTGACGGTCGCCTGAATGAATGCCGTCCCCGCACCGACGGGGGCTTCATACCGCGCAGTCGCGTTACCCTTGAACTTGGGCATGATCGGCAGGCGGGTGCCCGAAGGCGTGGATTCGCCGAGTGAGCAGTCTGGATTGTTGGTCGCGTCTAGATAGCAGAAGCCACGTGAAAGTTGTGCATCGACATAAGTGGCCCCGGTGGAGAGCGAAAGGCCGCCGAAGCGAACCGAGAGATCGCCCTCTATGCCGTAAATGCGCGCATCGCCGGCATTGTAGGTGTTGGTGACGCCGTTTTGACCGAACGGGACCAGGCCGAACTGCAGGTTCTTCCATTTCTCGTAGAAGACCGCGCCATTGAACACCGCAGGACCGAAGCGGGTTTTCCATCCGATCTCGTAATTGTCGAGGGTGTCGGACTTGAAAGGCCGGACTCCGGGCCTGCGGTTGTTGCCACCCGGGCGATAACCGCGCGAAACCGTGCCGTAGAGCATGATGTCCGGCGTCGCCTGCCATTTGATGCCCCCCTTCCAGATGACACCGGACTCGTCGATCTTCTTGTCGACGCTCTGGCAGGGCACATCGGGTATGTCGGTCGGGAAGCAGATCGACGGATCCACGCTGCTGCCGAAATTCAGGCCCGAGAAACCGAAGATCGTATTCTTGGCCATGAAGCCGCGAATGCCGCCAATGACCGTGACCGAGGGGACGATATCGTACTCCGCCTGGGCGAACATCGCATAATCGCGGTCCTTGCGGTTGATGCGGGTGCGAAAGGCCGTGTCGGAATTGGGGAATGGCACAACCCAGTAGGGATCTACCGCCGTGCCCAGACCCTGGATATCGTAGTCGGCAAAGACCTTGTCGGTCTGGATCTGCAGGAACATTCCGGCCGTCAGCCGGAAGGGCTTGTCCGATGGTGAACTGACCCGCAGCTCCTGCGTGAACTTGGTGTACTTGTCCTTCAGGATGGCGTTCTGGGTCGGGTCGAGGAACTGTCCATCGGGCCCGATGAACTTGGTTGCATCGCTGAAATAGGTGACGCCGTCATACTCGTACGTGTAGCTATCGTAAGCCACACTGTAATAGGAATAATCGGGCCGATTATCGACGGTACGCTCGAAATAGCCGCCGACATAGGTGATGTCCCAGTCGGAAAGCTTCCCCTGGACAGTAAGCGCCGCCTGCCACCATTCGTCCTTGTTGTAGCCGGGCAGATAGGAGGTGACCGTCAGGTAAGGCTTGGCTGACACTGCCGGGCGGTTGGCGTTGGCCTGTACATCGCGAACCGGCCCCCACAGGAAACTGCCGTGGGCTACCTGGTGCTGGTACATGAAGGAAGGTGTAACCGTCCAGGAATCGTCGAGTTCGATACCGAGCGCAGCGCGGCCGCCGGCAGTTTCGACATCGTTGAAGTCATCCTCCACCAGCGCATCGTTGGTGACGGTGACACTGGTCGTCGGGTCATTGTCGTCCAGATAGAATGTGCGCGTACCGGGCTTGTTGTCGATGTAGCCGCCCTGTTTTTCGTAGAAGGCGCTGACACGCAGGGCCATCATGTCGTTGAGCGGCAGGTTGACGTAGCCTTCGACCGAGCCGCCGAAATCGCCTTTGCCCCATTTGTTGGCCTGGAGGTCGATCGAGCCGGACGTCTTGCCCGGATCGGGTTTGTTGGTAATGATCCGAAGCACGCCTGAAAGCGAGGAAGCCCCGAAAAGCGTGCCCTGCGGCCCGGCGAGAGCCTCGATCCGGGCAACGTCATAGACATGGAAGTCTACCGTTCCCCCGATTGTCGTGACCGGAACGTCGTCAATATACATCGAGCTGGTCGGCAGGGGGCCGATATGCAGGCCGTCACCGCCCGAAGATACGCCGCGGAAGAAAATCTGCGACTGGCTAGGCCCGAACGACTGGAAACTCACGCTAGGCAGGATCTTCGCGTAATCGTCGAACGAGGCGACATTCGCGTTCTCCAGGCTTTCCGAACCCAGGACATTGATGCTCAGCGGAACTTTCTGGAGGCTTTCTTCCCTGCGCTGCGCCGTGACGATGATTTCACCGCTGTATTCATCGCCAGCCTGCTGGGCATGTGCGGCGACGGGCGCGATGAGAGAGGTCGTTGAAAGCAGAGTAAAGGCAAGCCGGCCCTTGCGGATTCCTCGAAGCATGCGGAAACCCCCTGAGTTGTTGCGGCATGATTTGTCATGCGCGACTATTCGCAAAGCGAATTTTTGCAGTGCGTTACCTCTTGTGTTGCTTTTTGAACTTGGCGTGTCCCTCGCGCCACAGTTCCGACGCTATCTTTTCAGACCCGGTAGTCCTCGAGAATGGGGCCCAAGGCATCACGTAGCGGATGCAGGCCCGTCTCGACGGCACGCCACAAGCCGGCCCCGTCGCGATTGATGGGGCGGCGAACCTGCTCGGAACTTGCGGTGCGCACGGCACGGTCGTTTTCGAAAAAGCGCAGGCAGGCTTCTTCGAAGGGCAGATTCAGCGCGTCGAGCAGGCTGCGGGTCGCTTCCTCCGGGTCGTCCAGCAGGTCCTCGTGGATGACGCGTACGATACGACCGGGCATTACGGCATCGAAATGACGCATCAACCGGACGTAATCGGCGTAGTAGTGGCCGATGTCTGCAAGGTCGTAAGAGAAGGCCTGGCCGCTGGCGTAGTGCTGACGAAAGTTCGAATAACCGCAGTCCAGCGGATGACGCCGGGCATCGACTATACGCGCATTGGGCAGGATGAGGTGGATCAGTCCGGCGTGGAGCCAGTTGTTCGGTGTCTTGTCGATGAACAGCGCCTTGCCTTCGCGGCGATGGATTTGCGTGCGCTCGAGATAGGTTTCGCCCAGTTCGCGCAGCCGGTCGGGGGTGAGCGCAGCAATGACTTGCGGATAGCTTCCCTCCTTCCCCAGCTGCGATACCAGAGAGAGAATGTCCGGCAGTTCCATCGTGCCTTCGACCATGGAGTGGCTGGATAGGATCTGTTCGATCAGCGTTGAACCGGCGCGGGGCATGCCCAGGACGAATACCGGATCGGGTTGATGGCAACCCTGTCCTTCTCGCGCGGCGAGGAACGGGCTATCGAAAAGGGCTATGGTGCGATCCACCGCGCTCGAAGTGCGCTGGGCGCGATAGGGAAGCTGCTCGCGGCGCAGGGCATTGGCCTTCAGGTAATGTTCGAAGCCTTGTTCCGGCCGGCCGCCGTCCTCAAGCGCCTTGGCGAGAGCGAAATGGAGATGATAGCGATCCTCCGTGCTGGCTGAAGGCTCGGCAAGAGCACCCTGGATCGAGGGGATGTCAGCCTCTTCCAGGCGCACCGTCTTGAGATTGGCGATCGACCACCAGGCTTCGCCATAGGCCGGGCGCAGTTCCAGCGCGCGTCGATAGGCGGCCACAGCGTCGGCCTGACGACCCACGGTCTTGAGCGCGTGGCCATAGCTTGTCCAGATCCGCGGCTGACGTTCGCTGCCGGCGCGTGCCAGAACGCTTTCGTATAGGCTGATCGCTTCGGCGAATTCACCAAGCCGTGCAACCACGGCTGCACGCAGGACGCCGTTGCCCGGACCGTCATCGGTCAGGCGGTCCAGTTCGGCAAGGGCCTCGACTGTCTTGTTCTGGCGATAAAGGGCCATAGCCAGATTGGTGCGAGCAGCAACGAAGGCTGGGGCGAGCTCAAGCGCCCGGCGCAAAAGCCTTTCCGCATCCTGATAGCGGCCGATCCGACCGGCAACTTCAGCCAGCATCCGGATCGCGGCGACGTCGAACGGGTTTTCCCGCAGGCGGCCCCGGAGAAGAGGTTCGGCCTGCTCAAGCCTGTTGTGAACCATCGCATGGCCGGCCTGAATCAGGGCCGGGTCAAGCGTGGAGGCATCGATTGCAGCAAGCTCTTCGGCGCTGGCGCGCTCCTCACTGCCCAGGGCGCGCAAGGCGCGGGCGGCGAGGCGATGGGCTTCCGCGTCATCCGAATTTCGGGCCAGTAATTGCTCGCAGTTACGAAGAGCCGCGCGTGGATCCTCAGCCAATTCCCTGCGTATGGCGGAATAAGTCGCTGGCGTCATGCGCGGATCGACACCTCGTCGCGGTTGATTTCGGTTCCGGTCATACAGGACAAGATTTGCAACTGGCAATGACTTGCGCAAGTTCGATGACCTGCAAGCCCGGAAAGTCAGTCCCGAGTTGGCAAGATCGCATTCGGCTCGCGGCGCAGGATATCGCGAGGAAATCAGTCGGCGCAAAGAAAATGCCCCCTCGCCGCTGCGCGAGGGGGCACCGGGGGAGAACCGGCAGGTTGGGTTACATGCGCGCTCGCAGGCTGACGCCGAAATAGCGGTCAGCATCGCGCGGGATCTGCAGGCGCTGACCATCGGAAACGTTCAGCAGGACGTAGCTTTCATCCGTGATATTGCGGAGGTAGAACGTCAGGCGGTACTTGTCATCGGCATCGGACAGGCCGAGCGAGGCATTCCACTGACCGTAGGCGTCAATCGGTCCGGATTCGCCGAGGTCCGAATACTGCTTCGAGACATGGCGATAGTCGGTATTCAAGTAGACGACCATGTTGCCGACGGGACGCTCGTAATCCGCACCCAGGGTATAGGTGAACTTGGGCGCCAGCGGCAGCCGCGTGCCGTCGCGCGCGTCGGGGGCATTGGTCAGCGGGTTCGGGTTGAAGCGCTTGACCTTGGCATCGGCATAGGCGGCGCTGGCGCGCAGCGTCAGGCCGGTGACAGGAACGGCCGTGAAGTCTGCCTCGAAGCCCTGGCTCTTGACTGTGCCGGCATTGGTCAGGTTGGTGACCACTGCGCCGTTCAGCAGCACGAAGTTGTTGGCCTGGAAGCCGTCGTACTGAACGGTGAACCCGGCAAGGTTGAGCTGGACCTTGTTGTTCAGGAATTGCGACTTGAGACCGACCTCGAAGGCATCGGAAGTCTCTTCGTCGATCGGCACGGCATTGGTCGGTGCGGTGTGGTTGAAGAAGACGTTGAAGGCCGGGCCCTTGTAGCCGCGCGTGTAGCTGCCGTAGAGCATGATGTCGCGGCTCGGGGTGAACTGCACGACGGCCTTGCCGGAGAGGTTGCTGTTGGAGCTCGATCCGCTGGAGACGTTGGTGCCGTTACCGCCGCTTGCAATCGTGCCGCCTGCCGGGTTGCCCGAAACGCCGGGTCCGGTTGCCGGAAGGCCCGTCGTCGCGTTCACGCCGGGTGCGCGAATATGGGTGAAGCTGAGCTCGTCCCAAGTGTAGCGCAGGCCGCCGGTAATCGCGAACATGTCACTCAGGCGATAGGTTGCCTGCCCGAATACGGCATAGTTCGACGAGTTGACGTCGCTGGCTGAACTTGCGGTCGGGAAGAGGGTATTGACGGTGTCGTCGAGGTTGCACGGCTGCCCGCCGGTGATGGGATCGACCGGCAAGGTCGAACTGGCGCACGTGATGTCGCGGCGGGTGAAATCCTGCTTGTTGTCTGAATGCCAGAGGAAACCACCGACCTGGTAGTAGAACGGGCGCGACTGGTCCGAAGCGATGCGCGCCTCGAAGGACATCTGCTGGGTCTTGACCACGCCATTGTCGTGAAGCTGGGCAGTGCCGACGATGGCGCGGGGCAGGAAGTCGCCCTCGCGGATCTCCTCGTTCCACCAGTTGCGGTAGCCGGTCACGAAGCTCAGCGTATGCGTATCGGACAGATCGATGTCACCCGATGCGGTGAAGCTGTACTGCTTGTCACGCGTGCGGGTTACCAGATTGTGGTTTACGTAGCGCTGGTCTTCGCCCAGTGCGACACCGCCGGGCAGGCCCAGTTCTGCGTCGAGCACCGGACCGCGGCTGGCGCCGGTTACGTCGGCGCAGCAGTCATCGTCGGCATGGAAGTAGTCGGCAATGAAGCGCAGGCGGGCAATCGAACCGGAATAGTCGACGATGCCGCGAGCGCCCCAGTGCTCGTACCCGTTTACCTTCTTGTTCTTGCCGCCGTAGACATTGGTGATGTTGCCGTCGTAGGTGCCATAGAATCCGGTGACGCGTGCGCTCCAGTCCTGGCCGAGCGGACCGGAAACGGACGAGCGCAGGCGGTATTCGTCGCCTTCGTACCATTCGGCCTTGGCTTCGGCCTGGAGCGTGTCGGTACCGCCCTTGGAGACGATGTTGACGAGGCCGGCCGACGCATTCTTGCCGAACAGCGTGCCTTGCGGGCCGCGAAGGACTTCGAGGCGGTCGGCATCGACGAGGTCCATGAAGGCCTGGCCCGAACGGCTCAGGACCACGCCGTCGACGACGGTGGAGACACTCGGTTCTGCGGCGATGGAGAAGGTGATCGTGCCGACACCGCGCATGACGATGGCGCTGTTGGCGCTCGTCGTACCCTTGCGGAAAGTGACAGAGGGAACGATTCGCGTAATGTTTTCAAGGCTGGTGGCCCCGGTCTGCTCGAGCCGGTCGCCCGATACCGCGGAAATGGCAATGGGAACGGACTGCGCGTTCTCCTTCACCTTCTGCGCCGTGACGATGATTTCCTCGACTTCCTGTGCAGAGGCAAGAGCGGGTGAAAGCAGCGCCATCGCGCTTGTGGAAGCGGCCAGCGCCCACGCGAACTTGTGCCTGGAAACGTTCATAGTAACTCCCCTCCCAATACGGGCTCGACTTGGTTTTCATTCGCTTCCGTGCTCCCTTGCGGAGCCTGTCGGAAACGGGCCTTCATTGATGCTTGCATTGCCAGCGTGTCCTCGGTATGTCAAGCGGTGTCATACGCAAATGCAGAAGCACACAAAGTGCCGCATTGGGCAGGGCGACATTAGAGAGGAAATGCATTGGAAGTGCGTATTCTGGACGCTGGAGACGGTTTCGACCTCGAGTATCGGGGGCGCGTGGTCCTGCGTCACAGAGAATCATGTCCAGCGTTGGACATTGCGCGCGGCAAGTCCTGTGTGGAGATGTATCGAGGCAACTTCTCGATTTCCGACGAGCCATCGGGTCGCATAATTCCTGCAAAGTGGCGCAGGGCCGATGGAGGTATCGAGTTCCTTGACGCCGGTTCGCCCTGCGCGGTGCTGCGCATCGATGGGACGCGTTTGCAGTTCGATGTGCTGCTCCCCGGGTATGATCGCATTACCGTCAGGTTCCATGCCGAACCTGAAGAGGTGGTCTGGGGCGGCGGCGAGCAGATGAGCTATCTGGCGCTCAACGGTCGCAGCTTTCCGATGTGGACCAGCGAACCGGGCGTGGGGCGCGACAAGACAACCGAACTGACCCGCATCATGGATGAGCAGGGGATGGCCGGCGGAGACTATTGGAATACCAATTACCCGCAACCCACCTTCCTTACCTCTCGGTGGCTTGCCGTGCATCTCGATGCTTCCTGCTACAGCGTGCTCGATTTCTCGGACCCCGCCGCGCACCGCGTCGAGGTGTGGAGCGGATGCGCCCGCTTCGAACTGTTTGCCTCCAGCGGGCCCCTGGAGCTGGTTTCGGCACTATCGGCGAGGTTCGGCCGCCAGCCGGCCTTGCCCGAATGGGCCATCGGCGGCGCGATTGTCGGCCTCAAGTCAGGTGCGAGCAGTTTTGAACGGCTGGAACGCTTCATCGATGCCGGCGCGGCCGTGTCAGGCCTGTGGTGCGAGGACTGGGCCGGCATTCGCGAGACAAGCTTCGGGCGCCGCCTGTTCTGGGACTGGGTCGGGTCTGAGCGCAGTGAGGCCCGATATCCCGATCTCACGGCGTCCATCGCGACGCTTGCCAAGCGGGGCATTCGTTTCCTCGCTTATGCCAATCCTTACCTGGCGGTCGACGGGACGCTCTATGAGGAAGCCCTGGCAGGCGGTCACTTCTGCCTGCGTCAGGACAGTGACGAGGTCTATCTCGTCGACTTCGGCGAGTTCGACTGCGGTGTCCTCGATTTCACCCGGGAAGAAACGCGCGACTGGTTCGCCGAACGTATCCTTGGGCGCGAAATGCTGGATATCGGAATTTCCGGATGGATGGCGGATTTCGGCGAGTACCTGCCGACCGATCTGCGCCTCGCCGACGGATCCGACGCCATGGAAGCCCATAATCGCTGGCCGGTCCTGTGGGCGCAGGTCAATGCGAAAGCCTTGGCTTCGCGCGGTAGGACAGGCGATGCGCTCTTCTTCATGCGGGCCGGCTTTTCCGGGGTGCAAGCCTATTGTCCGCTGTTGTGGGCCGGAGACCAGTGCGTCGATTTCACGCGCCATGACGGCATCGGGACGGTCGTGACTGCCGCGCTTTCTTCGGGGCTGGTCGGCAATGCCTACAGCCACTCCGATTGTGGCGGCTACACATCGCTCCACGGCAATGTCCGCAGCGTCGAGCTGATGCAGCGTTGGTGCGAGCTGTCGGCCTTTGCGCCGGTCATGCGCAGCCACGAGGGCAATCGCCCCGATGACAACCTCCAGTTCGATTCCTCATCTGAATTGCTGGATTGCTTTGCGCGCTGGAGCCGGGTCCACGCGCATCTGGCACCCTACGTCCGCCACTTGTGCCACGAGGCGCAAGGGGCGGGTCTTCCTGCCCAGAGGCCATTGTTCCTGCATTATCCCGATGAACCTGCATTGTTTACGGTGCAGGATCAGTTCCTCTACGGTGCCGACATGGTCGTGGCACCCGTCATCGAAGAGGGAGCCGAGGCGCGCCGGGTGATCCTGCCGGGCAGCGGTGTCTGGAGACATTGCTGGACGGGCAAGGTTTACGCACCCGGAGTTGCCGAGGTTCCCGCTCCGATAGGGCAGCCGCCTGTGTTCTATCGGCCGGACAGTGCCTTCGCGCAGCTGTTTGCCGGACTGGAAGGGGTGTTGCGGGGATGAGTGAGCGGGCGAATATCAGGGACGTGGCAGCCATGGCCGGTGTGGCGGTGAAGACGGTCAGCCGCGTGCTCAACGGGCATCCCTACGTCAGCGCGGATACGCGTGCGCGGGTCGAGGAGGCCATGCAGAAGCTCGATTTTCGCCCGAGCGTTGCCGCCCGCATCCTGTCCGGATCGAAATCCAACCAGATCGCCCTGATCTACGACAACCACAGCCCTTTCTACATGTTCCAGATCCAGACCGGATGCTGGGAACAGTGCAAGCAGCACAACATCCGCCTGCTTGCCCAGCCGGTCGACGTGACCGATCCGACCGTTGGCGAACAGGTGCGCGGTCTTGTGACCGAGACGCATGTCGACGGGATCATCCTGTCCTCGCCAGTCACCGACTGCGAACCGGTGCTGCGCGCACTCGAGGCGCTCGACCTGCCTTTCGTGCGGATCTCGCCGGGTACCAACCATGCGCTCACCAGCTCGGTGTTCATGGATGACACGCAGGCCGCAGATGACATGACGACCTACCTGATCAACCAGGGCCATCGCCGTATCGGTTTCATAAAGGGACACCAAAGCCACATGGCGTCCGAAGATCGCCTCTTCGGCTATCGCCGGGCACTTGACCGGGTCGGCATCCAGTTCGAACCTTCGCTCGTCTTCGAAGGCGAGTTCGATTTCGAAAGCGGCGTGCGGGCGGCGCAGTACCTGCTCGACCTGCCCGAAGTGCCGACCGCTATCTTCGCGTCGAACG comes from the Novosphingobium pentaromativorans US6-1 genome and includes:
- a CDS encoding TonB-dependent receptor, producing MLRGIRKGRLAFTLLSTTSLIAPVAAHAQQAGDEYSGEIIVTAQRREESLQKVPLSINVLGSESLENANVASFDDYAKILPSVSFQSFGPSQSQIFFRGVSSGGDGLHIGPLPTSSMYIDDVPVTTIGGTVDFHVYDVARIEALAGPQGTLFGASSLSGVLRIITNKPDPGKTSGSIDLQANKWGKGDFGGSVEGYVNLPLNDMMALRVSAFYEKQGGYIDNKPGTRTFYLDDNDPTTSVTVTNDALVEDDFNDVETAGGRAALGIELDDSWTVTPSFMYQHQVAHGSFLWGPVRDVQANANRPAVSAKPYLTVTSYLPGYNKDEWWQAALTVQGKLSDWDITYVGGYFERTVDNRPDYSYYSVAYDSYTYEYDGVTYFSDATKFIGPDGQFLDPTQNAILKDKYTKFTQELRVSSPSDKPFRLTAGMFLQIQTDKVFADYDIQGLGTAVDPYWVVPFPNSDTAFRTRINRKDRDYAMFAQAEYDIVPSVTVIGGIRGFMAKNTIFGFSGLNFGSSVDPSICFPTDIPDVPCQSVDKKIDESGVIWKGGIKWQATPDIMLYGTVSRGYRPGGNNRRPGVRPFKSDTLDNYEIGWKTRFGPAVFNGAVFYEKWKNLQFGLVPFGQNGVTNTYNAGDARIYGIEGDLSVRFGGLSLSTGATYVDAQLSRGFCYLDATNNPDCSLGESTPSGTRLPIMPKFKGNATARYEAPVGAGTAFIQATVSHQGGTRSFLTDSDFAAVGPTKGFTTADFSIGMNWDRYRVEGFIQNAFSSHGILSLNTVCAPQLCGEYAMAYPTKPQFFGIKVGYDY
- a CDS encoding sensor domain-containing diguanylate cyclase, translating into MVANLCEGKKDWQCCVDSALVAALAYALLAWTTIYVTSDLHAHATMWPADAVILALLLKHPARHWPYILIAGWCGNLIANVLTREWTPGLLLYGAINMGQTWLACRLLLKIGKGGALLGNARTVLGFVVCCGLIAPLVGACAGTLLTAINYGEAFGPSFMRWFLSNALGYIVLTPFLTALFDGSYWHSIRSRGPAEKIEALGLLGAHALLALFVFTQGNMPLLFLLTSSLLILAFRLGNPSVMAGVIVIAIIGATATVRGIGPITIMPYGKEAQEFYFQFYLVMLLATSLPVATIVSARKTASQGLVERDEALRLMMVHAPGGVLAFDGDGICKWAQGSLRKYLGVDPDQVIGRSMDVVSPQAKDLALKLRAASRGDCAPPSTFEFTPMMRPELVLEGSIGLLRPGSAVSGTVITLRDVTVRKDSDVSLASKAFKDDLTGLPNRQALRVELEAVANCATGPVSLAIVDVDSLRAINESHGHSVGDIVLREISQRIKTSMRGDDIVARIGGDEFAILLHCDVATAQNACQRMVEHVRQAPAFSQDSVHILATVSCGIAEFHAADLPDRVFHNADIALHEVKRFGRNGVRAAA
- a CDS encoding sulfotransferase; this encodes MTPATYSAIRRELAEDPRAALRNCEQLLARNSDDAEAHRLAARALRALGSEERASAEELAAIDASTLDPALIQAGHAMVHNRLEQAEPLLRGRLRENPFDVAAIRMLAEVAGRIGRYQDAERLLRRALELAPAFVAARTNLAMALYRQNKTVEALAELDRLTDDGPGNGVLRAAVVARLGEFAEAISLYESVLARAGSERQPRIWTSYGHALKTVGRQADAVAAYRRALELRPAYGEAWWSIANLKTVRLEEADIPSIQGALAEPSASTEDRYHLHFALAKALEDGGRPEQGFEHYLKANALRREQLPYRAQRTSSAVDRTIALFDSPFLAAREGQGCHQPDPVFVLGMPRAGSTLIEQILSSHSMVEGTMELPDILSLVSQLGKEGSYPQVIAALTPDRLRELGETYLERTQIHRREGKALFIDKTPNNWLHAGLIHLILPNARIVDARRHPLDCGYSNFRQHYASGQAFSYDLADIGHYYADYVRLMRHFDAVMPGRIVRVIHEDLLDDPEEATRSLLDALNLPFEEACLRFFENDRAVRTASSEQVRRPINRDGAGLWRAVETGLHPLRDALGPILEDYRV
- a CDS encoding MFS transporter, producing MLVVSQEEMMREKVASRIVVLLVVLLFVGNALNYVDRQVLALLKPTLEAEFGWTDTDYAHLGATFQIAAAAALLGVGWFVDRLGVRLAYGIAIAVWSAAGMAHALAASVQQFVAARVVLAVGESVSTPAGLKAASIYLPARQRNVAIGLINTAPNIGAIITPLLIPPFAIAFGWKAAFIVTGSLGFIWLAFWWPTMRGIKPLHHVAERAPVRWGEMLSDRRTWAVAGAKAFTDCVWWFVLFWMPDFFNRAFGMDQADLGWPIAIIFLLAALGAITSGGLYPILLGRGYSVNRARKMSMLFFAVTVLIMLFALQTDNPWLAAVFIGFGLFAHQGFSTNIFGMAADIVPSARMASVIAVGAVAGNLSGTAMIEFAGWSLDSGLGYGPIFAICSVAYLCALAFIHLIVPDLQLED
- a CDS encoding TonB-dependent receptor, coding for MNVSRHKFAWALAASTSAMALLSPALASAQEVEEIIVTAQKVKENAQSVPIAISAVSGDRLEQTGATSLENITRIVPSVTFRKGTTSANSAIVMRGVGTITFSIAAEPSVSTVVDGVVLSRSGQAFMDLVDADRLEVLRGPQGTLFGKNASAGLVNIVSKGGTDTLQAEAKAEWYEGDEYRLRSSVSGPLGQDWSARVTGFYGTYDGNITNVYGGKNKKVNGYEHWGARGIVDYSGSIARLRFIADYFHADDDCCADVTGASRGPVLDAELGLPGGVALGEDQRYVNHNLVTRTRDKQYSFTASGDIDLSDTHTLSFVTGYRNWWNEEIREGDFLPRAIVGTAQLHDNGVVKTQQMSFEARIASDQSRPFYYQVGGFLWHSDNKQDFTRRDITCASSTLPVDPITGGQPCNLDDTVNTLFPTASSASDVNSSNYAVFGQATYRLSDMFAITGGLRYTWDELSFTHIRAPGVNATTGLPATGPGVSGNPAGGTIASGGNGTNVSSGSSSNSNLSGKAVVQFTPSRDIMLYGSYTRGYKGPAFNVFFNHTAPTNAVPIDEETSDAFEVGLKSQFLNNKVQLNLAGFTVQYDGFQANNFVLLNGAVVTNLTNAGTVKSQGFEADFTAVPVTGLTLRASAAYADAKVKRFNPNPLTNAPDARDGTRLPLAPKFTYTLGADYERPVGNMVVYLNTDYRHVSKQYSDLGESGPIDAYGQWNASLGLSDADDKYRLTFYLRNITDESYVLLNVSDGQRLQIPRDADRYFGVSLRARM